The following nucleotide sequence is from Cicer arietinum cultivar CDC Frontier isolate Library 1 chromosome 2, Cicar.CDCFrontier_v2.0, whole genome shotgun sequence.
ttaacaTAATATATCGCTATTTTGATCTCTTGAAACAATGCCtacaaaatatttcaatatacAGCTATATGTCAAAAATTATTTGTGTGTGAAATATCACGAccatgattttgtttttgttgattaaaaagaaataaaaagttgaCCAATTCTTCTTTTTGACCAAAAACATATGtgcaattatattaataaactaATCAAATTTTTCGTGATGCATTTTTGCTAGCAAACTTCATGACATTCAACATTTCagttaaatatatcaaaactacataatgtatttttatggtatttttttgttagtaattttgagaactaatttgattaataaaatacacACATGAATACCAAATTATTCcctaaagatatatatatatatatgcacgaAGATTTTATCCactaaaataacattttctttACTCAACTTAAAAAAAGACATAGTgcctatatttttttataaagcaAATGCTAACAAATGTCTTAAACGTATATTTGTTAgtgatttaaatatataaatatatatgacatttttttataatttatatatatttaacaacTATATTTGAGGCAACAATAAATCACCATTATAAGTAATTCATCTTAGACTAATGTTTAAAACTATCTGAAACTCTAGcaacaaaaaaatgatattttttaaattataaattaacaattatcttGATATTTAAAGTTTAGACACTTACtcaataaattataactcaattaaatcaaaaaaaaaatatgtatctcaaaaattaattaatctacaCCAACTAAATTGTTGTCtcaaccacaaaaataaaaatagccgttaatttatattattttaaaagcatTATTATTCACCATGAAAATTTCAAGTCACTTTTAAGATATTGTGAAAATAACTATTTACTCAAAGTTAATATCTTGTGAAGTCTATGGTTCATAAGTACAACATAACATAGACTCTTGTGAACCACACACTCATATATCACAACACAACACATACACCCAAATTGTGTGCAATGGCTTCTTCTATGGCTGCTATAGGTGTTGTCAAAGTGCcacattcttcttcttcttcttcttcttcatcaaatGTAGCAAACAAAGCCATTCAACAAAGCAACCTCTCATTCTCATCATCACACCTCTCAGGCGACAAGATTGTAACACTTTCAGGTGCAGGAAGAGGAAGGTGCACCCGCAAGCATGTGATTGTTACTCCAAAGGCTGTTTCTGATTCACAGAACTCACAAACTTGCCTTGATCCAGACGCTAGCAGAGTGAGTTTATCTCATTTGCTTTGctttttcttccattttcaaAATGCTTAATTTTCAATCATATATTCATTATCTCAATGTATTAAAAAATGGGTCTTTTTAATTTGATGTTGGGGCCTAGTAATTAGTATTTAAATTTGCTTGatatatgtattaaaatatgatttagtaTTCTTTTATGTTTGGTAGTTGTTTGGATCCCAAATTGAtaattgaatttgatgaaattgtgaatgaaatgtgatgatgatgatgttgatgtTGATGTTGAATTTTTAGAGTGTACTTGGGATTATACTTGGAGGTGGTGCTGGTACTCGTCTTTATCCACTCACCAAGAAGAGAGCAAAACCAGCTGTTCCTCTTGGAGCTAACTATAGACTAATTGATATTCCTGTTAGTAACTGTCTCAATAGCAACATATCAAAGATTTATGTTCTTACTCAATTCAATTCTGCTTCCCTCAATCGACATCTTTCTCGTGCTTATGCAAGCAATTTGGGTGGCTACAAAAATGAAGGTTTTGTTGAAGTTCTTGCTGCTCAGCAGAGTCCTGAGAATCCTAATTGGTTTCAGGTATAACACTTCCTTCACTCTATTTTCAGAtagttttttttgtctttatgtTTTTCGTTTTTGAATCGCTTGGTTTTTTTAGATACTTAAATGTTAGTTGTCAGTATGTTATGTATGTTAGTAGTCAGGGTTTGAACCTTGAACCTCTTTCGTGTGTGTTAGCTCAACCACATGAATTTTGATGTGTTATGTTCGTCTTGGAAATTTAGTactttttcaattaaaatgtGTCTCAAGTTGTTATCATTTCTTGATGGCCTTTGAAAGCTATGTTTGGATTCACATTTGGACATGGAAATTGTGAAGCTACAATTAGTAGTCGCGCGTTTAGACTCACTCTTTGTGAAGTGTTAATTGATATGGCAATTGCAGGGTACTGCAGATGCTGTGAGGCAATATTTATGGCTTTTTGAAGAGCATAATGTTTTGGAGTTCTTAATTCTAGCTGGCGACCATTTATATCGAATGGATTATGAGAAATTTATCCAAGCACATAGGGAAACTGATGCTGATATCACAGTTGCTGCATTGCCAATGGATGAAAAGCGTGCAACTGCTTTCGGTCTAATGAAGATCGATGAAGAAGGACGCATAATTGAATTTGCTGAAAAGCCAAAAGGAGATCAGTTGAACGCTATGAAAGTGAGAGTCCATATAAAATGCCATATTTCTTCATTTCTACCTAAATAATTGCTTAAAAAAGTTACTACTTGTCTATTAGGTTGATACTACCATTTTGGGTCTTGATGATGAAAGAGCAAAGGAAATGCCTTTTATTGCTAGCATGGGAATATATGTTATCAGTAAAAATGTGATGTTAGACTTACTTAGCGACAAGTTTCCCGGTGCAAATGACTTCGGAAGCGAAGTGATTCCGGGTGCTACTTCCATTGGAATGAGAGTATGTGCTCCTTCTACTTGTAGGCTGCAATTTCTAAGAATATTGAAATGCAGTGATAATTTATGAGTTATAATCTTGCTATCATAGGTGCAAGCTTACTTATATGATGGTTACTGGGAAGATATTGGTACTATTGAAGCTTTCTATAATGCAAATCTTGGAATTACCAAAAAGCCTGTGCCTGATTTCAGGTAAATAAATAAACAGTCTATTGCTATGATATTGTGAATGTATTCAATGGTTATGATGTTTATGGATATTGATTGCAGTTTCTATGATCGTTCGTCTCCTATTTACACGCAGCCACGATATTTGCCTCCATCTAAGATGCTTGATGCCGATATCACTGATAGTGTTATCGGCGAAGGATGCGTGATTAAGGTAAACTTTTACCTTCTTCTATATCTGTTTAACGAATGCGAGAAACTAAccttgcatttcattttttttggttCCTTAGAATTGTAAAATTTTTCATTCTGTGATCGGGCTGCGATCTTGCATATCAGAAGGTGCGATCATCGAAGATACTTTGTTAATGGGGGCAGATTATTACGAGGTAAAATGCATTCATTCATTTGCTTGCGAAGCAAGTTACTACAAGATTGGGTAATCCTAACTGCAACATTAATTTTTCTGATTTTCAGACTGATGCTGATAAGAGATTTTTGGCTGCTAAAGGCAGTGTTCCGATTGGTATTGGCAGAAACTCACATATCAAAAGAGCAATTGTCGACAAGAATGCTCGAATCGGAGAAAATGTTAAGGTTATTATATACACTTTCATCCCTTATTTATGTAAACATGTTATTATATCACAGttttttgaaatctaacgtaGTTTTTCAATTCTCAGATAATTAACAGTGACAATGTTCAAGAAGCTGCAAGAGAAACAGATGGTTATTTCATTAAAAGTGGGATCGTCACAGTAATCAAGGATGCTTTAATTCCTAGTGGAACTGTCATCTAGAAGactaaaatttcatattttgtaTCCTAATGTGAGAGAGCTTGTTTTCAATGTGAAGGGTTTAAATAGTTCTGTTTCCACATCTATCATATATATGCATGCAgcatgatatatttattttttatgatagttGCTTGTAAATAATAGCAGAAGAGAGGACTCTCTTTTTTTATTAGTCATGTTGTAACTATAATCAATTGAATAAAAGTTGTTTTAGTGTATGTTTGCTTTTACGTTTGTACCATAACAAATGCATGTCCATATTATTGCCCTATTTTGTAGCTTATGTAGATTCACTGTAGAAATGCATTGAAATGCTAGAATTAGACTTCTAATGCAGATCCAAATAAGTGCTTCCCTACAATATGGTTTTGCAACtattatgataaaaaaagaGTTTTCTTAGTGCTACTTCCACTTATATCTCTCACCTTCTCAATACACTTAAAAAggttattttatcttttttactatacataaaaataaaaaaattagaatagaaAATTTTCGGAAAAGGAAATTTcagatatttaaatattttcgaaatagaatagtaaatttcaaaaaagtgtcattattttaaagtaaaattataaatttttgaaattttcatatttttcaaaatataaaattatgttttcgaaattttcaaaaaattatgtttcaaGTTTTTGAAAGTTCTAAAACAAAACTGATGAAGGTAGcgttgaaaatttcaaattaattcaaactttCAAACTTTTTTGATTAGTTTGAAacattaaaaacataatttccaatttaaaaaaaaaatcaaaagtttcaaacaatAAGAAATTTCTTAAATAGGAAATTCCATAAATATGAAAACTTAGATAAAATttacaacaaaatttacattacaaaaatttacataaaatttcaaatttttaaaacttttgaaattttcatctttttcgaAATGTAAAATTACGTATCGAATATTTAGTTTTCGAAAAAATctatgtttaaaattttttgaaatttttgttacatgcgaaattttcaaaaatattttataaatacaataaattatattttgaaaattataaattaattaaaaaaataaaacaattttttaagagTATTAGAGAGTTGGAGGTATAAGTAGCAGGTAACAAGTAAAAaactcaacaacaaaaaaatgtttgaGGTGTTTTGGGCTTTCGGGCTGTGTATAAAATAGATATAAGTGAATTTATCCTCCGTCTTGAGTTTTCAAAAGTCTCTCATGTTTGTCCTGATTAATCAATTtgaatttacttttttttgttgaagTACGCTTACCAATTTAGACTTGTATTGAAGAATATAGAAAGAGAAGAAATTGTCTAAATATATGTTGCATATCATGATGAAATAAAACTTGATTGTTTTGTTTTGGGCTTTTGGGCCGTGTATAACAGTGTGCCAATCACCAGAATGTTAGCTTTTGTATCCCCCAATTAAACTTGTATCTCctcaatttgttaaaaacccaattttatccttaataaattcattcacatgagtggtaaaaaaaaattactccaaaATCTCACCCCTCAACGAAATTTTCGGTAGGTTTAATTTTGGCAactaaatttccggtagttatttgtaataccggaaatttgatcaaagaaatttccggtagttacatTTTCaataccggatttttgaaattttcggaagctaccgaaaatttcaatttttaaaaaaatccgGTAATGTGCTATCCAATctgaaataaagataaatatccTTCAATCTGTTTGGTTGCAGGCAATGTATTATCTCTAAGATAGTCATATAACACAACAAGTGCAGCTGGTCCCCATGCCCATTTACCACAAGTATCAAGGTcttgaaacaaaaatagatattttgcAGAAACAAGGGTAAAACTTTTATCAGCTAGAATGGTACACCCTACCAAATGAAGTAGATATGCCCTCGCTGCACAGTCATATCGTCCTTCatgaaatttcttaaaaaataccTCTTTCAACCACTCAAAACTATACGAGGCACCTCTATTGGTCCTAGTTTCAGTGACAGCTTCATCATATGCAACTCCCAACAACTCAACAGCAGCAGCAATTGCCAAATCTTCATTGACATTTGCGGGAGGTGTGAAAAACTCTCCAGAACATGGGATGCTCAAAAGACCCCTAACGtcgtcaagagtaatagtcatttcacAGAATGGCAGGTGAAATGAACTAGTCTCTGCGTGCCATCTATCAGCAAAAGCAGATATCATATTACAATCAATCATATGCAAACTACATCTTCTCAGAGGACGTAATCCAGATATAGTAATCCAATGGTCTATTTGAGCAGGTAATCGACATCTGATATCAATGaatttgtcttgctttttgccATTTGAAACAACTTTCAAGACACACCTAtcatgtttaattaaaaataacacacaattacaaatacattatactacaaatatattataatatgtactaaaataaattatttactaacctgTCCATTCCACACAATAACTCCAATATGGTGCTCATAACCTTTAAGGACAGAAAGATCATAAGAACCTTCAGGAAACATGGGTTCTTCAGGCTGGTGCTACTaaccatgttcatcatcaaactgCTACTgatcatgttcatcatcaaacacatgatCTTGTTGGGGCTGGTCATCCTGTTCTTCATCAAACACGGGATTTTGCTGGGGCTGCTCATCCTGGGGCGCCTACCTTTCTTCttcatttctctttcttcttttttcaatagcagctctcctatttgattgtgtaggagGTCGAACTCGAGAATGATCAACGTTAGTTTTTGCTCCTCAAGTcctcactaacaaaattcaagaaaaaaaattaaaaaaattatataaaacaaaaaaattaaaaaaatatacactatatcgaaaatttcaaagaagtatgaaatttccggtgaacataccggaaatttcaaaaatgaaatttccgggaatccatccggaaatttcaaatttccggtattgaaaatgtataccggatttttcaaatttctggTGACCCttcccggaaatttcatttttgaaatttccggtatgcatttataactaccggaaatttcattcctcttaaaatttccggtaaaatcttttttccttcattacttacttttccggatttttcaatgtgggggtacaactgttttgatttttcgttttttttttttgtttttactaattttcttaaggttattttgggtatttcaatcaaaaaaatttaattggggGGGTACAAGTTTAATTGGGGGGTACGAAAGCCAACAGTCCAATCACCAACAGAAAGTTAGCTTTTGTACCCCAATTAAACTTGTATCCTcctaatttgttaaaaacccaatattattcttaaaaatttcattcacgtgagtggtaaaaaaaattacttcaaaatCTCACCCCCTTAACTAAATTTCCGGTAGGTATTTGTAATACCGAAAATTTGCTCATTGAAATGTCCGATAGGTATATTTACAATATCAAATAGAGTTCATGTACATACTTCATTCAACATCAACATCACGTACAACGAGCTTCGGTGGTGTAGGAGGGATATGTTGAGTATACCCAAATTGTCGTATGCACCTCTCTGGTAAATACGGTACTATCGTGGAACACCAACGAATGTATCCTGTAAACAACGACACAGATTGAAATCGTGTCACATAGTTCTCATCGTAATTCGGCATCCAGATAATATCAGTATCCctcaaagcatccaactttgctCTGTAGTGTGCAACGTTCCCAGATATTTGTTTTGCAGTCCATCGAAACATCTGTGACATTGAAGATATAGGCTCATCCATATCCCATTTACAAATGTCAGGAAAATGCTCATAAATGAATGTCtctaaataatcataaaaaatatacaaattatttacatcttgaaatataataaaattattaaggtattgaaataattaaaaaaataataagtataataaatataatagtacctGAAATAGAGATAAATATCCTTCAATCTGTTTCGTTGCAAGCAATGTACTATCTTTAAGATAGtcatataaaacaacaaatgcAGCTGGTCTCCATGTCCATTTACCACAAGTCTCAAGGTCTTGAAACAAAAACAGATATTTTGCAGATACAAGGGTAAAACTTTTATCAACTAGAATGGTACACCCTACCAAATGAAGTAGGTATGCCATCGCTGCACAGTCATATCGTCCTTCATGAAGTTGCTTGAAAAATACAGCTTTCAACCACTCAAAACTATATGAGGCACCTCTATTGGTCCTAGTTTCAATTACAACTTCATCATAAGCAACTCCCAATAACTCAACAGCAGCAACATCAATTGTTAAATCTTCATTGACATTAGCGGGAGTTGTGAAAAACTCTCCATAACATGGGATGC
It contains:
- the AGPS2 gene encoding ADP-glucose pyrophosphorylase small subunit CagpS2, giving the protein MASSMAAIGVVKVPHSSSSSSSSSNVANKAIQQSNLSFSSSHLSGDKIVTLSGAGRGRCTRKHVIVTPKAVSDSQNSQTCLDPDASRSVLGIILGGGAGTRLYPLTKKRAKPAVPLGANYRLIDIPVSNCLNSNISKIYVLTQFNSASLNRHLSRAYASNLGGYKNEGFVEVLAAQQSPENPNWFQGTADAVRQYLWLFEEHNVLEFLILAGDHLYRMDYEKFIQAHRETDADITVAALPMDEKRATAFGLMKIDEEGRIIEFAEKPKGDQLNAMKVDTTILGLDDERAKEMPFIASMGIYVISKNVMLDLLSDKFPGANDFGSEVIPGATSIGMRVQAYLYDGYWEDIGTIEAFYNANLGITKKPVPDFSFYDRSSPIYTQPRYLPPSKMLDADITDSVIGEGCVIKNCKIFHSVIGLRSCISEGAIIEDTLLMGADYYETDADKRFLAAKGSVPIGIGRNSHIKRAIVDKNARIGENVKIINSDNVQEAARETDGYFIKSGIVTVIKDALIPSGTVI